The region TCCGGTCCGGCTCGCGGGCCGGTCACCCTGGCCGGCTGGCGGGTGCCCACCATCGAGTACGACGCCGACGACGCGCTGCCCGTCCTGCGGGCGCTCGGCGTCGACGGTCCGGTCTGCGGGGCGGGCCTGCACCAGCTTGTCGAGCTGGCCGAGTTCGCCGTCGACCTGGTGTGTCGGGGCCGGACCCTGCCCGGCGTGGCGGTGGACGGCCCGACCCGGAAACCTCGGGCGATCTGGCGGCCACTGCTGACCGCCGCCGATGCCACCTGGGCCCGCGCCCTGGCCATGGCGCTGCCGCCAGCCGTCCGGGCCGCCGTGCCGGAGTTGTCGACCGGGGCGCTGGTCGCCGACGTCCTGGACTCCCTCACCGATGCCGCTGCCCGAGCCACCCTCGACGGCGTACGTCTGGTCGACAGCCGCCGGTCCAGCGGCACGGATGCCGCCGTCCGGGCCTGGCTGCGGGCCCTGACCGGCCGGCAGCGCAGTTTCACCGCCCCGGCCGGGGCGGTGGCCGCCCTCGTCGACGAGCTGCACACCTGGCAGCGCGACGCGGCGGGCAGCCCGGTCCGGGCCTGTTTCCGGCTGGTCGAACCGATTCCGAAAGAAGTCGAGTTCGACCTGGACACGGAAGAGTCGGACACGGAAGAGTCGGACACGGAAGAGTCGGACACGGAAGAGTCGGACACGGAAGCGCCGGACATCGCAGCGGCAGATCCGGACGTAGAGCCGGATGCGGAAGTCGAGTTCGCGGCGGATCAGGGGACCGAACTGGCGACATCCGACGGTTGGCGGGTGGAGTTCGCGTTGCAGGCGGCCGACGAGCCGAGCCTGATCGTCGGGGCGGACCGGGTCTGGGAGTCGCGCGGGGCACTCCAGGCGCTGGCCCGGCACCTCGACACACCGCAGGAGACGCTACTCGCCGAGTTGGGCCGGGCCAGCCGACTCTGGCCGGAGCTGGAGACCGCGCTGCGTACCGCCACACCTGACGGGTTGGACCTGGACACCGAGGGGGCGCACCGGTTCCTGCGGGACGGCGCACCCGTGCTGCACGCGGCCGGGTTCGGGGTGTTGTTGCCGTCGTGGTGGCAGCGGCCCAACGCGCGCCTGGGTGCCCGACTACAGGCGCAGTCGCGGACCGCCCCGGGCACGGTGGCGTCGCGTAGCGCGCTCGGCCTGGACGCCCTGGTGGAATACCGGTGGGAACTGGCGCTGGGCGACCAGCCGCTGTCCGAGTCGGAACTGCGGACCCTGGCCAACCTCAAGACCCCACTGGTACGGCTGCGCGGCCGGTGGGTCGAGCTGGACGCCAAGCGTCTGGCGGCCGGGCTCAAGCTGCTGCGTACCGCCGGAGAGATGACGGTCGGGGAACTGCTGCGCCTCGGCCTGACCGCCCAGGACGATCCGGAGGCGTTGCCGGTGCTGTCGGTCAGCGCGGACGGGGCGCTCGGTGATCTGCTCACCGGCCAGGTCGACCGGCAGCTCGCCCCGGTCGATCCGCCGGCCAGCTTCCAGGGCACGCTGCGGCCGTACCAGCAGCGCGGACTGGCCTGGCTGACGTTTCTGGAGTCGCTCGGTCTCGGTGGCGTTCTCGCCGACGACATGGGGCTGGGCAAGACGGTGCAGTTACTCGCCTTGCTGGCCGGCGGCTCGGCCGGCAGCGAGCAGACCACTGGGCCGACCCTGCTGGTCTGCCCGATGTCGCTGGTCGGCAACTGGCA is a window of Micromonospora polyrhachis DNA encoding:
- a CDS encoding DEAD/DEAH box helicase — translated: MRVVHGVWRSGGRLALWGEDSALPARPPRRPGRPPRERPHPFAADHEALAGLLGDAAVKATTGSVVLTLPTRSGTPADSPELVRAEPSGPARGPVTLAGWRVPTIEYDADDALPVLRALGVDGPVCGAGLHQLVELAEFAVDLVCRGRTLPGVAVDGPTRKPRAIWRPLLTAADATWARALAMALPPAVRAAVPELSTGALVADVLDSLTDAAARATLDGVRLVDSRRSSGTDAAVRAWLRALTGRQRSFTAPAGAVAALVDELHTWQRDAAGSPVRACFRLVEPIPKEVEFDLDTEESDTEESDTEESDTEESDTEAPDIAAADPDVEPDAEVEFAADQGTELATSDGWRVEFALQAADEPSLIVGADRVWESRGALQALARHLDTPQETLLAELGRASRLWPELETALRTATPDGLDLDTEGAHRFLRDGAPVLHAAGFGVLLPSWWQRPNARLGARLQAQSRTAPGTVASRSALGLDALVEYRWELALGDQPLSESELRTLANLKTPLVRLRGRWVELDAKRLAAGLKLLRTAGEMTVGELLRLGLTAQDDPEALPVLSVSADGALGDLLTGQVDRQLAPVDPPASFQGTLRPYQQRGLAWLTFLESLGLGGVLADDMGLGKTVQLLALLAGGSAGSEQTTGPTLLVCPMSLVGNWQREAARFTPELRVHVHHGADRARGEEFTAAVDAADLVVTTYSVAARDAGALAEVDWHRVVVDEAQAIKNAATRQATAIRSLPARHRVAVTGTPVENRLADLWSIMEFANPGLLGSAAAFKKRYAEPIERHGDDDAAQRLRRFTGPFVLRRMKTDKSIISDLPEKLEMEVLCNLTGEQASLYQAVVDDMLHRIESSEGIERRGLVLATMTKLKQVCNHPAQLLRDGSVLPGRSGKLARLEEVLDEVLAAGEKALIFTQYAEFGNMLRAHLSARFGHQVLNGREVLYLHGGVGKAERDAMVERFQQGAAPLFVLSLKAGGSGLTLTAANHVVHVDRWWNPAVEDQATDRAFRIGQRRAVQVRKFVCAGTVEEKISAMIAEKRGLAAKIVGTGEQWLTELSTTELRQLFALEAGAVVE